The sequence below is a genomic window from Macadamia integrifolia cultivar HAES 741 chromosome 1, SCU_Mint_v3, whole genome shotgun sequence.
GAATAGACGCATTTATACGTTTGGCTTGAATTAACTCATTGTAACCCGACCCAGCCCGATCCCCtttttttattacataaaaCTCTTATTTTGCCACCACTAGtaaaaaactaattaaactttcttatcatttgctttgtaatatgaTTTGATTAACTAAGccttattttgtaagttgtaatggtcatagtctctttttttttttttttNNNNNNNNNNNNNNNNNNNNgaaaaaaaagaaaaaaagagagagagagaatcagccATCCAATGTTGGAGGAGTAAATACACTCCACATATTGTGGTAATTTGACACCGGGCTTAGCTACAACTGGCAATCTCCTCTTCAAAGCtgtgtttttttattaatgTAAAAATATATTAGACCCACATCATCTTTTTCAACCCGATCGCATTCGTAGCAATGAACCCTCTTGTAAGCCATCTGTATATATTAAACGATTGGACCCCATCAGGGGGTTTGCTGCCAGGCTGCGTGACACTTGTGTTAGTGTAGGGTCCCATGGGACCATGCGCACGGACATCTAGggtaggggaggggaggggcgTTTAATACCCCACATGAGAGGGAGTAGGGGGACATTGATAAGCAGTGTTCTTTGAGCAAGTGACACAGAGGAGAACTCCAATAAAGTGTGAATAAAAAGGTTTTGTAGATTGGAAGGCaataagatgaagaagaaagagacagATTTCatgtcaagaagaaagagacaAGTCTGCCCCAACCTCCCCTAGAGTAGGGGTGTCAGAACCTAGCATGAACTAGTAAAatcgaccaaaaaaaaaaaaaaaaaatcaaatagaacTGATCCTTAATTCCTTATTGGACTGGGGTATGATAAGATTGGCAAAAAACTAGATTGAACTGAATCGACTGTTATCCAGATCGGAAATCGAATCaaatgaaaatgataaaattcattgaGAATGAGTTATGAATAGAGGTAAACTAATTATTCCTTGATTTTAATATTAGTGAAAAGATTGCtggttgtaagggaaattgttacaaatcaattaGTACGAGGTTATGAATAGGAAAATTGATTAATAGTAATATTTTCATTGATCTCTTTTTGTccattttgttatttcaattttggttACCTTCTCATTAATTAGTTATCCAttaatttcaatattagttatctttccctaaTAATTTATTCCTCTGTTTTGATTACAATATGAATATATCAAATCAATTTTCCTATACCTAGTTATTATCTGTTTGACTTGGAGAAGAtgatttaaagtgtttttacTGAATCTTTCCTCACTATAGGTTTTGAATGTAAGATTCTATTatggttcaaaatcaaaataacaGATTTAAACTGGTATTAACTAGATACTAAAAAATCAAAACTATACTagatcgaaaccaaactgaCCGCTTGACTCCACTACCATGGAGGCTCAGggaaccttttcccatatttaTTATTAACAAATAAGAACCGAAAAACTATAACCTCAAATCCTGACCCTTATgtataaacccaaaactctaatccctaaacatagaatgcatttaaaaaaaaaaaaaaaaaaaaaaaagagaaatgaaaccATAATTATTATTAGTTATCATTTTTAAACCTTAGTTACTTATTAACTTCGTTGCTGTGGTGTAGTGGTTATCACGTTAGTCTTACACACTAAAGGTCCCCAGTTCGATCCTGGGCAGCAACAGAaattattctaatttttttttttgtgtttctcctctttcttttaatttaattttttttctttccttctaatTATTTTGGTAAGATTTCTCTCCTACTCCATTGAATTATTTGCAAATTACTAGGGTGATCACAGTCTCAAATCCACTACGCCCCATTTGTTTAGTAGAGAGTTTAGTTTAATTTTATTGGGAGAGAGATAAGTATGCCATCGATATGAAGTATgttagcggatagcaccaataggaacacatgatggaatATCATTCAGAAAGGATATGAGgatcatttaaaaaaagaagaagagagagatagacacaataggtgctagcatacttgatatcggtggcatacccaacattttcccaattttatttttgggtttcctaCTAATTATTTTGATAAGATTTCTCCGGTACTCTATTGAATTCTTTGCAAATTACTATTTGTTTCGTAGAGAAATTGGGGTGGGATAACTTGACATGTGGGTCCCATGGTGTTATGGTGTGAGACAGGGGTGGTAAAATGGGGTAGATGTATTGTAGCTTCCCACCCCAACTCGTTTCGTTGGGTGGGATGGTTCAGGAATCTTGGAGTGACAAAGAGATGTTGAGTGAGAGGAAAGTGGAGAGGGAGAGAgcgaggaaggaagaagaatggCTTGCAAGGGTTCTTTAGCAAGGTGGAAAGAGGATTAAGGGGTTAGAGATCGACGCTCGTGTCACGGGAGTATCATGGAAGACAATCAATGCCTACACACCAATAGCTCGAACCGTCGGTCGTGCCCTAGGACGTGGGTTGGCTGGTTTGGGGAGCAACTGTATTTGGCAAATCCTGAACCTGAACATAGTTGATTAGGTCTCAAATTGCAAGTTGCAGGAATTCTTCCTCCTCCTGCTTGTGTGAATTATATATCAAATTGATTAGGTCTCGAACGGGTTTGCTGGTTTCTCCGTTCAATTTGTGAGTGAATCATGTATCAAATTGCAGGTTGCATGATTTTCTTcgttcttccttccttcttctactTGACACAGAAACAAATCCTATAATCGGATGGCTATATATGTCTATCtccataataataaaaaaaaaaaagttgaggaAGGAGGTGCCCTTGAATCATGGATCAAGGTTTTGAACATGTTCAAGATTTTCTCAACGTTCAGTCTCACCCTAATATAATACAGAGGTGAATGGATTTGAAGGGAGGAAGCGataaaaaacaaggaaaaaaatgaatctCCGGATCTTTCATAAAAATCCATAATGGCATTGTAGGTATATACCCAGATTTTGTTGCGTTCCACGGCAAGAAAAAGATGCAGGAGGCAGAGAGACGGGAGATAGAGGGAGACAACCGTTGCGCTTTTCTTTCCCGCAAGGGGCTGGGGTAGCTGCAAGGATAGGggtgggagaaagaggaggtcACATGGCCCGACAAGAAAAGTTGCGTCGTCTACCCATATTCTTATCCCAAACAACCAAATGACTTAACACAATTGGCTGAGAAATTCCTTACAAGAATCCCACCCCATTAAAATACCATCAATCAAACGAGCCCTGGTTCATTTTTTATCACAACACACACGAACTTCATGGTGAAAATGGAAATTAGAGAACGGAAGAAAAGCAAACAAGAGTTATTGTTGATTGAAAAAAAGAACCAAAGAGGCAATAGTTCATTCAATCCCAGATTCTAGAGCACACCAAGAGCAAAGAGCAGAGAGCAGACTTCAATAAAATAATTTAGGTCTCTTCTTATGCACTTCATCGACTTCCTTGGATAATCAAACTCTTTCCAatctcaaaagaaagaaaagcatCAAGACAAGCATATTGAACTTGATCGTAGGTCAGCCACTCTGCATCCCATCTACTCATCGTTACCTTCCTCGGCTTCCCTATTTCTTTTCCTAGTACCTCTCTTGTTAGCTCTTTCAGCCCACTACTCCTAAGCTCCGGCATGCTCAACCTCGTCGCTGCCAAAGAACTGAGATCCAAAGTGTTCAAGACGTTCAATTCGTGATCCTCCAATAGCTTCTCCACGTCCCCTTCGATTCCTACTCCAACAAACCTCAAACTTGGGTTGTTGAGGAATTCGATTAGAGAAGTGGGTATGAGATCTGCGTAAAGGAGTTGAAATATCAGACGAGTGCATTCCACGCAAAGCTGTAAAAAGGAGACCTTGTACTCCACGCTGCGGCTGAAGCTTGGGCACCATTCCACATCGAGACCCACGACGAGCTGCTTCTGATCAATTCTATGATGGTGGACGCGTTGGATTCCGGCGATCCAGACGTCGACGACGGAGGCAGTGTAGGTCAATGTGGTTCGGATTTGATCACCGAAGAATGTGACGCAGTAGATTTGGCGGTCATCAGAGGGACAATCTTCTTCCACATCTTCTATGTGGGTGGCTGTGCTTGTTATCTCTGTTTGCTCGATTAGATTCGAGGTAGCTAAATATGGGCTCCAGTTCGAGGTTGGCTCCGGCTCGTGATGAACCTGAGATTCCCAATCTGAGCTCTGTTCGCAATCAACTTCTCAGTCTCCATCTTCTTCGCTTCGTCTGGCTCGACTATCCTCAACCCAAGGCTCGTTCTCCATACAAGGAATCTGA
It includes:
- the LOC122094389 gene encoding Werner Syndrome-like exonuclease, which produces MAFFQFKSALLRLRLQLCKLTSIRFLVHHEPEPTSNWSPYLATSNLIEQTEITSTATHIEDVEEDCPSDDRQIYCVTFFGDQIRTTLTYTASVVDVWIAGIQRVHHHRIDQKQLVVGLDVEWCPSFSRSVEYKVSFLQLCVECTRLIFQLLYADLIPTSLIEFLNNPSLRFVGVGIEGDVEKLLEDHELNVLNTLDLSSLAATRLSMPELRSSGLKELTREVLGKEIGKPRKVTMSRWDAEWLTYDQVQYACLDAFLSFEIGKSLIIQGSR